TCCTGCGCCGAGCCCGCCTCGATCGTCGCGGTGGCCTGCATCAGTGCCTCCTCGATGAGAACGAGGCAGGACGCCGTGCTCGCCGTCTCCGCCCGTCGCGTGGTGGATCCACTGACCAGCTTTTCGGCAGCGGGCGGCCGGGCGGATGCGGGGCACGCCCGACGGGTTGTGATCGCGGGCGCGGTCCGGCCGTCCGACAGGCCTCACGAGGGCCTCCGGGCCCGAGCGGGCCTCACGCCTCAGCCGATCGACGGCATGCTCAGCCGTTGTGGCGTGGCAGGCGGACCACCTGGACGAAGAAGTCGTCGATCTGGCGTACGGCGGCGATGAACTGGTCCAGGTCGACCGGCTTGGTGACATAGGCGTTGGCGTGGAGCTTGTAGCTGCGCAGGATGTCCTCCTCCGCCGCCGAGGTGGTGAGGACCACGACCGGGATGTGCGAGAGCGCCGGGTCCGACTTGATCTCCTCCAGGACCTGCCGGCCGTCGTACTTGGGCAGGTTGAGGTCGAGCAGGATCAGGTCGGGCTGCGGGGCTCCGGTGTGGGCGCCGCGCTTGTAGAGGAAGTCGAGCGCCTCCTCGCCGTCCCGGACGACGTGCAGGGTGTTGCCGATCTTGTTGTCCTCGAACGCCTCCCGGGTCATCAGCTCGTCGCCCGGGTCGTCCTCGACGAGGAGGACGTCGATGGGAGTGCCTGAGGGAGTCGTCATATAAGGGCCTTGTCCTCGGAGTGCGGGGGAGTGCCGTCCGCCGGCTGGGCGGCGGGCAGGGTGAAGCAGAAGCGTGTGCCATCGGTGTGACTGGTGTCGAGCCAGATGCGGCCGCCGTGGTACTCGACGATCTTCTTGCACAGCGCGAGGCCGATGCCGGTGCCGCCGTACGAGTCGCGGCTGTGCAGCCGCTGGAAGATGACGAAGACCTTCTCCTCGAACTCGCCGGGGATGCCGATTCCATTGTCCGTGACGCTCAGGCGCCAGGCGCCGGAGTCGTCCGGATCGCGCTCGCAGGTGATCCGGACGTGCGGTGCGCGGTCGGGGCGACGGAACTTGACGGCGTTGCCGATGAGGTTCTGCCAGAGCATCGCCAGGAGGGTCGGGTCCCCGACGATCTCGGGCAGTTCGTCCGGCCGGTCGACGCTCGCGCCGCTCTCGGTGATCGCGCTGTCCAGGTTGGCCAGCGCCTTGGTGAGGCCGAGGCCCAGGTCGACCGGGAGGCGGGCGTCGTTGACCCGGCCCACGCGGGAGAACGTGAGCAGGTCGTTGATGAGGACCTGCATGCGTTTGGCACCGTCGACGGCGAAGTCGATGTACTGCTTGGCGCGGTCGTCCAGCTGGTCGCCGTAGCGCCGCTCCAGCAGCTGGCAGAAGGAGGCCACCTTGCGGAGGGGTTCCTGGAGGTCGTGCGAGGCGACGTAGGCGAACTGTTCGAGTTCCGCGTTGGAGCGGCGCAGCTCGACGGCCTGGGCGTCCAGATCCGCGGTCTGCCGGGCCAGGATGTCGCGCTGCTCGCGCGAGGAGTCCAGTTCGTCGACGATCCGCCGGCGCATGCCCTCGACGTCCGCCGCCACCGCCCGCAGGTCCACCGGACCGCCGCCGGTGATGGCGTGGTCGAACTCGCCGCGCGCCACCCTGCGGGTGGCGGTCTGCAGCGCTTCCAGCGGTCGCGCGACCAGGAGCCGTACGAGGAACGTGAGGGCCACCCCGGCCAGCAGGAAGGCCACGACCATGCCGATGAGCACGGCGTCGCGGACCTTGCGGGAGTGGTCGAGTCGCCGCTGACCGTCGTCGACCGCCGCCGCGAGTCCGGCGTTCTGCTTGGCCGCGGCCTTGCGGATCTCGTCGAAGGCCTTCTTGCCGCGTTCGGCGGACGCACGGTCGATGGTGCGCGGCTCGCCCGGCGTGACGCGGGCGACGAGGGGCTCGGCGTAGGTGCGCCGCCAGGTGTCGGCCCGCTTCTCGACCGTGGCGAGGTCGGCGACGAGTGCGGGGCGGTCGCCGACCAGGCTACGGACCCGGCCGGCGGCCCGCGCCTCGTCCTTCTTGCCCTGCTGGTAGGGGTCGAGGAACTGGCGGTCGGCCGCGATGGCGTAGCCGCGGACACCGGTCTCCTGGTTGACGAGGGAAGCCTGCAACCGGTACGCCTCGGTCTGCGCGGGCTTGATGTCCCGCAGCATCTGGTCGGTGACCGTGGCCGTCTGCTGGAGCATCACCGCGCCGATCACGGCGCCCACGAGCACCAGCAGGGCCATCAGGCCGAGCACGAGCCGGAACCAGCCCTGCACCGTCAGCCGGTGTCCGGCCCACCGCTCGCCGGTCATCTTCGCCATCCCATCCTCGGAGCCACTCTCTTGCCGCACGCTTTCCACGCCGGTCACCGCCAGCGCAGGTAGAGCACGGCGACGTCGTCTGCCAGGCCGCCCTGGTGCTCGGCGAGCCGTTCGGCGCGCTCGATCAGGCCGTCGACGAAGGGGGCCGGGGCGAGAGCGGCCAGCTCACGCGCGACATCCAGCAGCCCCTCTTCGCCCAGGCGCTCGATGCCGCGTCCGACGCGCCCTTCGAACAGCCCGTCGGTGAACAGGACGATCGCGGCGCCCTCGGGGACGGTCAGTTCCTCCACGGGCCAGCGGGCCCCTCCGGGAACGATCCCGAGGGCGGGCCCTCCCCGGACCTCCACCCACTCGACGCCCTCGTCGCCGACCAGCAGCGCTCCGGGATGACCTGCCCGCACCATGCGGACGCGGCGCTCACCGGGACCGATCGAGAGGATGACCAGGGTGGCGAAGACTCCCGCCTTGGCCCGCTCGGCCAGGAGGATCTCCTCCAGGCGGCCCACCTGGTCGGCGCCGGTGACGCCGCTGAGCACGAGGGTGCGCCACGCTATTCGCAGCGCCACGCCGAGCGCGGCCTCGTCCGGACCGTGTCCGGAGACGTCGCCGATCATCGCGTGCACGGTGCCGTCGGCGCTCTGCACGATGTCGTAGAAATCACCGCCGAGCAGGGCGTGCGCGCGGCCGGGACGGTAGCGGGTGACGACTTCGACGTCGTCGCCGCGGAGCAGCGGGCGCGGCAGCAGCCCGCGCTCCAGGCGCGCGTTCTCCCGCGCCTGCATCTGGCTAGCCTGCAATGCCACGGCGTTCTGCTCGGCCTGCTTGCGCTGGATCGCGTAGCGGACCGCACGTCCGAAGAGTTCCGGCTCGACGCGGCCCTTGACCAGGTAGTCTTGCGCGCCCGCGGTGACAGCGGCGAGCCCGGTCCCTTCCTCGGCGAGACCGGTGAGGACCACGATGGCGACGTTCTCGGCCCGCTCACGGATCCGGGACACGGCTTCGAGACCCTGGGCGTCCGGCAGGTGCAGGTCGAGCAGCACGCAGTCCGGTACCTCGGAGGCGAGCACGTCGCAGGCCTCGGCCATCGACCGCACCCATCGCAGCCGCATCCCGAGCGCGCTGTCGGCGACCAGTTCCTCCACGAGCAGGGCGTCACCGGCGTCGTCCTCGACGAGGAGGACCGACGGCTGTTCCACCCCCCAGGCCGCTGCACGGTCCAGCGCGGGAGAAACCACGCCGGCAGCCCCTGGCTGCGACGTCATCATTGAGAGAACCCCCCACCCACCACCATTCCGCCGCTGCCTGACGGATAACTCCGCGAGCATACTCAGGCTCGCGGCGAAGCACCTCATGGGGAGAGTCACTCACGTCGGGCGAGGTGCGCCGGCGGCCGGCAGCAGGTGTGACGTGCCTCTCGGAC
The window above is part of the Streptomyces sp. NBC_01428 genome. Proteins encoded here:
- a CDS encoding PP2C family protein-serine/threonine phosphatase gives rise to the protein MTSQPGAAGVVSPALDRAAAWGVEQPSVLLVEDDAGDALLVEELVADSALGMRLRWVRSMAEACDVLASEVPDCVLLDLHLPDAQGLEAVSRIRERAENVAIVVLTGLAEEGTGLAAVTAGAQDYLVKGRVEPELFGRAVRYAIQRKQAEQNAVALQASQMQARENARLERGLLPRPLLRGDDVEVVTRYRPGRAHALLGGDFYDIVQSADGTVHAMIGDVSGHGPDEAALGVALRIAWRTLVLSGVTGADQVGRLEEILLAERAKAGVFATLVILSIGPGERRVRMVRAGHPGALLVGDEGVEWVEVRGGPALGIVPGGARWPVEELTVPEGAAIVLFTDGLFEGRVGRGIERLGEEGLLDVARELAALAPAPFVDGLIERAERLAEHQGGLADDVAVLYLRWR
- a CDS encoding response regulator translates to MTTPSGTPIDVLLVEDDPGDELMTREAFEDNKIGNTLHVVRDGEEALDFLYKRGAHTGAPQPDLILLDLNLPKYDGRQVLEEIKSDPALSHIPVVVLTTSAAEEDILRSYKLHANAYVTKPVDLDQFIAAVRQIDDFFVQVVRLPRHNG
- a CDS encoding sensor histidine kinase produces the protein MTGERWAGHRLTVQGWFRLVLGLMALLVLVGAVIGAVMLQQTATVTDQMLRDIKPAQTEAYRLQASLVNQETGVRGYAIAADRQFLDPYQQGKKDEARAAGRVRSLVGDRPALVADLATVEKRADTWRRTYAEPLVARVTPGEPRTIDRASAERGKKAFDEIRKAAAKQNAGLAAAVDDGQRRLDHSRKVRDAVLIGMVVAFLLAGVALTFLVRLLVARPLEALQTATRRVARGEFDHAITGGGPVDLRAVAADVEGMRRRIVDELDSSREQRDILARQTADLDAQAVELRRSNAELEQFAYVASHDLQEPLRKVASFCQLLERRYGDQLDDRAKQYIDFAVDGAKRMQVLINDLLTFSRVGRVNDARLPVDLGLGLTKALANLDSAITESGASVDRPDELPEIVGDPTLLAMLWQNLIGNAVKFRRPDRAPHVRITCERDPDDSGAWRLSVTDNGIGIPGEFEEKVFVIFQRLHSRDSYGGTGIGLALCKKIVEYHGGRIWLDTSHTDGTRFCFTLPAAQPADGTPPHSEDKALI